Sequence from the Pirellulales bacterium genome:
GCTGTGAATCGAGGAGCGATGGGGCGGGTGCGCTCAATGAAGACAAGATTCCCAAACCCGCTGACTGTGGATTGAGCAGCGTGTGCAGAGGGATCAGCCTATCGGTATCTCTTAGGTTTGCCATCACTTCCTCCAACCCGCGATCAGTGCGTCCTATTTATTCACTATCGTCGTCAACAAGACGTAACTGTGGTCGCTTTGGCGCCGAACTGACCGATGCATTGTTTCGCGAATTCAGGCTTGTCAGCGCCAAGCCAAAAACCAATTGATCCAACTCGTCGGTATGGACGTTCAATGCTGCCGCGATATTCTGCTTAGTAATGCCCTCTGTTCTAAGGGCAGCAAAAATCTTGGCTAGCATCTGTGACGTTTCACGTGGTGCTTCATTGGGCTCCGTCTTGCGGTAGCGGCGTTGCGCGATCTCGATGCACAAGCTTCGATAGTGCCAGTCGGACGCAAGGCCCACGTCATGGAGGCGGTAGGCTAAGGCCGCCACAGAAACCGTCCAATAGACCTTACAGCGGACCAAGTGGTTCACTGTCGCCATGCGCGGTGCATTGGCAAGCACGCTGGACCTCGGCATCAAAAAAGCCGACGCGAAAGCATTGGCTTCGCGCTCAACCTCTTGCCCGCGTGCCCCGGCATGACGATGGAGCACGAGATGCCCCAATTCATGTGCCGCATCGAAACGGCTGTGTTCGCATGATTTCTTGGTGTTCAAAAATACGAAAGGGGTTTCGCTATGCCACATCGAAAAAGCATCAAGCTGTGCCGTGTCGATTGACAAAGAAAAGACACGTACGCCCTTGGCTTCCAGTAGGTGGATCATGTTCTTGACCGGCAGCTCACCCAGATCCCACAGCCGCCGCAAGGTATCGGCAGCCGCTTCGGGACTGGCTTCCTGGCTTAGATCGGGTAATGCCGCACGCGGCAATTCAAACTGCGATTCGATCCATTGATTCAACAGCAGTGCGATCGCCCCCGAGCCTAACGCGGTGTCGCGTTGCCCAGCAGTCATTTTCGACATCGAGCGGAAGCTCACGATGTCCGGGGAAATTTCATCCAGATC
This genomic interval carries:
- a CDS encoding ImmA/IrrE family metallo-endopeptidase encodes the protein GMTAEFNPKRLTLARRRRGLTKTKLAGMLGVEVRSITGYESGEYKPDRDRLTQLSEKLLFPEPFFFGDDLDEISPDIVSFRSMSKMTAGQRDTALGSGAIALLLNQWIESQFELPRAALPDLSQEASPEAAADTLRRLWDLGELPVKNMIHLLEAKGVRVFSLSIDTAQLDAFSMWHSETPFVFLNTKKSCEHSRFDAAHELGHLVLHRHAGARGQEVEREANAFASAFLMPRSSVLANAPRMATVNHLVRCKVYWTVSVAALAYRLHDVGLASDWHYRSLCIEIAQRRYRKTEPNEAPRETSQMLAKIFAALRTEGITKQNIAAALNVHTDELDQLVFGLALTSLNSRNNASVSSAPKRPQLRLVDDDSE